CTGCACCGGCACCGAGCCGTCGAAGGACGGCACGCCGATGGCCCAGTTGTTCATCGACAGCCCGAACACCTGCTGCGCCTGCTTGGTCAGGCTGTCGTTGCTCAGCTCGGGCGCCTGGCTGATGAAGGCGGTGTTGCAGGAGCGGGCGAAGCTCGCCTTGAACGTGCCGCCGGTGATCTGGAAGTCGTCGTCGTTGTGGAACTTCCAGCCGCCGTAGGTGAACGTCTTCGGGCAGGGGTGCACCTTGTCCGCCGACGCGAGGTCCTTCTCGATGAGCAGCGACGAGGTGATCACCTTCATGGTGGAACCGGGCGCCAGCGAGCCGTTGAACGCGGTGTTGAAGCCGTGACCGGCGTTCGCCACCGCGAGGATCTCGCCGGTCGAGGGCCGCATCACGACCACCGACGAGCGCGCGGTCTTCGCCACCTGCTGCTCGGCGGCCGCCTGGAGGGTGGGGCTCAGTGTGGTCCGCACGGTGCCCGGGGTGCCCTTGCTGAGCTCCAGCAGCGTCTTGTCGGAGGCCTTCTTCGCCTTCGACGCCTTGCCTCGGACCGCCCGGAGCTCCACGCCGGCCTTGCCGCCCGCCTTCTTGCCGTACTTCTCCCGCAGGCCGTCCAGGACCGGCTCCAGGGAGGGGTACGCGGCCGCCGTGAGCTCGCCGCCCTTGCTGTCGAGGGCCTTGACCGGCGGGGTGCCGGACTCTCCGGTGACGAGGGTGTCGCCGTCCTGGAGGTCCGGGTGGACGACGGACGCGTGCCAGTCGACCTGCGCCTTGCCGTTCTTCGGGTTGCGGACGACGGTGAGGGCGCTGTCGTACGCGAGCGGCTTGCTGACGTTCTTGTACTTCACCGTGCCCTTCACGGAGAACGGGATCTTCGTGCCGCTGGGCGTGCCGGCGGTGAGGGTGACGCCCGTGATGTGGGCGTCCTTGGTGTAGCCGGTCAGAAGGGCGGTCGCGGCCGCCGAGTCGTCCGTGGCGGCGGCCGCCCCGGTCACCTTGCCCTGCT
This Streptomyces sp. NBC_00377 DNA region includes the following protein-coding sequences:
- a CDS encoding penicillin-binding transpeptidase domain-containing protein, whose amino-acid sequence is MGKRRRVEERRKKRRPAVAGGMIAVVVGGTGFGVWALYGGGAAADEGSAAAANGKQVPRVRADAPSATEAQSAATRFLTAWQQGKVTGAAAATDDSAAATALLTGYTKDAHITGVTLTAGTPSGTKIPFSVKGTVKYKNVSKPLAYDSALTVVRNPKNGKAQVDWHASVVHPDLQDGDTLVTGESGTPPVKALDSKGGELTAAAYPSLEPVLDGLREKYGKKAGGKAGVELRAVRGKASKAKKASDKTLLELSKGTPGTVRTTLSPTLQAAAEQQVAKTARSSVVVMRPSTGEILAVANAGHGFNTAFNGSLAPGSTMKVITSSLLIEKDLASADKVHPCPKTFTYGGWKFHNDDDFQITGGTFKASFARSCNTAFISQAPELSNDSLTKQAQQVFGLSMNNWAIGVPSFDGSVPVQSAAQMAASLIGQGGVRMNPLNMASVAATVKAGSFHQPYLVAPSVDGRTLAKASRTMSSSTVSQLRELMNYTAAAGTAAEAMSGLGPDYGAKTGSAEVDSQDKPNGWFTAYRGDLAAAGVVQAGGHGGDTAGPIVASLLRMGG